The following nucleotide sequence is from Lacinutrix sp. Hel_I_90.
CGATAGCCTTAATCTCTCCGTTTTCATGATAATATTTTATAATACTAGCATCATATGCGCCGTTATACGTTGTTTTTGTAGCAATATTACCATCTTCATAATACGTTATTTCATCGCCTACTATAAGGTGGTTTTCATAGTCTGCCGTTTTCATAAGTATTACTTTATCCTCAATTAGAAATTCTTCTTTGTAAGGACCTGTTTGTTTATCGTTTAACCAAGCTTCTGTAGTTTTTATGGTGGCTCCACTATCAGTCTTTTTTAGCTTAATACGCGTGCCTTCTCTACTTCCTTTTACATAATTTGTTGTACCAACAGTATTGCCTCTTAAATCATATTCTGTCCAGGTACCTTCTTTGTATCCATTGCTATACATACCACTTTCTGCTATTTTATCGGATCCATACTTATGATAGATTTTCCAAATACCTGTTTTATTAAAGTTCTTATCGAGTTTTCCTATCATCTCGGTAACTTTATTATAATCTAAGTCCTTATAGATGTAAGTATCATAATTAAATGTGGCATACCTGTAGGATCCTAATCTATTATAAAAATATTCCCATTCGCCCGTAGGTTGCCCACTACTATTATAAGGTCTATTTCCTTCAATCTCACTCTCATCATAACTTTTTGCCCAATAAGGTATGAATGTTTTAGACTGGGCAATCCCTGTAATGGAAATTAAAATGGTAGTTGCAATCGTGATTAGTATGGTTTTCATATTTATGCAGTGTGATTTTAATTAATTACTGTTTTATTTTTTTATAAATGAATGGAAATTTTTAATACTCTTTTTCAGATTTAAGAGTACCATCTTCGTTATATTCTTTCCATACACCCATCATTATAGGTTTACCAAATAATCCTCCGCCTTCACCCGCATACTTGCCCACACTTTTTAGTTGACCAGTAGCATAATATTCTTTCCACAAACCTATACGCTCACCATTCTCACCGTTATATTTGCCTATCTTTCCCAACTGTCCATTATCATAATAATATTTATATTCTCCAGATTGCTCCCCATTTACACTATTGTAATTTCTTATTTCACTCAACTGTCCATTTTCGTGATAATATTTCCATTGACCTTTACGGTTTGATTCTGTATCCGTATAATAGCCTATTTGTGCTAATTGTCCATTTTTATGATAATGTTTCCATTCTCCTTTTTTATCGGAAAAACCTACAGAACCATTATGTTCACCTACACTTTCGAGTTCTCCAGTGTTGTAAAATTTTTGCCAGACGCCTATTTTTGCCATGCCAGATCCAGGCGCCACTTTACCTCTAGATTTAACACTTCCATCCATGAAAGTTTCTGAAATCATTGTATCATAATTGACGGTTATTGCTAAACTCCCATCCTCGGCATAAAACTTCCACAAGCTTATTCTATTTCCGTATTCATTCTCCTGTCCTTCAGAAAATAGCAATCCGTTATCATAATATTTTTCTACTTTATTTATACTTTCATTTATTTCT
It contains:
- a CDS encoding toxin-antitoxin system YwqK family antitoxin, with the protein product MKILFIVTLFLCSFSLYAQDTTVSFATVENSPVYPGCEKEYSNAARKKCMVEKIDSYFIESFDRELGRELGLSGIISIRTEFEIDKSGKAINILTKAPHPRIAEEAKNILKSLPDMRPATQRGKAVAVKLANQFSVEIIEVEEINESINKVEKYYDNGLLFSEGQENEYGNRISLWKFYAEDGSLAITVNYDTMISETFMDGSVKSRGKVAPGSGMAKIGVWQKFYNTGELESVGEHNGSVGFSDKKGEWKHYHKNGQLAQIGYYTDTESNRKGQWKYYHENGQLSEIRNYNSVNGEQSGEYKYYYDNGQLGKIGKYNGENGERIGLWKEYYATGQLKSVGKYAGEGGGLFGKPIMMGVWKEYNEDGTLKSEKEY